One stretch of Actinacidiphila sp. DG2A-62 DNA includes these proteins:
- a CDS encoding helix-turn-helix transcriptional regulator: protein MSGFLRGRRARITPDQAGLPGDGRARRVPGLRREEAARLAGVSTEYYTRLEQGRAGNPSPEVVEALARALRLDAAEREHLADLLARPGATRRTGPVAPQRVRPGLYRLLRTLDHVPAFVIGRRTDVLAANRLARAVLTDFDALPATRRNLARYYLLDPEAQERTGDWEQIAAETVAMLRLDAGRFPDDPRLADLVGELTLRCPRFTEWWNDHRVLRRTHGAKTYHHPLVGELHFAYESLQLPGDADQSLCVYTVEPGSPSERALELLGSWTAPATEPAR from the coding sequence ATTTCCGGCTTCCTGCGCGGCAGGCGCGCGCGGATCACCCCGGACCAGGCGGGGCTGCCCGGCGACGGGCGGGCGCGGCGGGTGCCGGGGCTGCGGCGCGAGGAGGCCGCGCGGCTGGCCGGCGTCAGCACCGAGTACTACACGCGGCTGGAGCAGGGCCGGGCGGGGAACCCGTCGCCCGAGGTGGTCGAGGCGCTCGCCCGGGCGCTACGGCTGGACGCCGCCGAGCGCGAGCACCTCGCCGACCTGCTGGCCAGGCCCGGGGCCACGCGCAGGACCGGCCCGGTCGCCCCGCAGCGGGTACGCCCCGGGCTCTACCGGCTGCTGCGGACGCTGGACCACGTGCCGGCGTTCGTCATCGGCCGCCGCACCGACGTGCTGGCGGCCAACCGGCTGGCCCGCGCCGTCCTCACCGACTTCGATGCGCTGCCCGCCACCCGGCGCAACCTCGCCCGCTACTACCTCCTCGACCCGGAGGCGCAGGAGCGCACCGGCGACTGGGAGCAGATCGCGGCGGAGACCGTCGCGATGCTGCGGCTGGACGCCGGGCGCTTCCCCGACGATCCGCGGCTGGCCGATCTGGTCGGCGAACTCACCTTGCGCTGCCCGCGGTTCACCGAGTGGTGGAACGACCACCGGGTGCTGCGCCGCACCCACGGCGCGAAGACGTACCACCATCCGCTCGTCGGCGAGCTGCACTTCGCGTACGAGTCGCTGCAACTGCCCGGCGACGCCGACCAGTCGCTGTGCGTCTACACCGTCGAGCCGGGCTCGCCCAGCGAACGCGCCCTGGAACTGCTGGGGAGTTGGACGGCACCCGCGACCGAGCCGGCGCGCTGA
- a CDS encoding endo-1,4-beta-xylanase has protein sequence MALAAVTAGAVAGVGLAVSAGTAHAATTLGASAAASGRYFGTAVALSHLGEAQYASTLDTEFNAVTPENEMKWDATEPNRGQFTFSSADQIVSHAQAHGMKIRGHTLVWYQQLPNWVSGLSASDLQTAMDNHITNLVTHYKGKIYAWDVVNEAFQDGGSGARRSSPFQDKLGDGYIEHAFRTAHSADPDAKLCYNDYNIDGINAKSNAVYNMVKDFKSRGVPIDCVGFQGHFNSQSPVTSDYQQNLQRFADLGVDVQITELDIAGSGSAQADSYAKVVNACLAVSRCTGITVWGITDKYSWRSSDTPLLFDGNYNKKQAYTAVLNALNSAPGGTNGGTSSGTTSGTSSGTSSGTTSGTSSGTSSGTSSGTTSGTSSGTSSGTTSGTSSGTSSGSSAGSTSGGTSGAACTASYRLVSAWSGGYQAEVSVTDSGSVPLSAWTVAWSQPSGQTIVNLWNGVQGSSGSQTTAHNAPYNGQVGVGASTTFGYVVNGSGSAPTSLDLTCQPS, from the coding sequence ATGGCGCTTGCCGCGGTGACGGCGGGCGCGGTGGCCGGTGTGGGCCTCGCGGTCTCGGCCGGCACCGCCCACGCGGCCACCACGCTCGGCGCCTCGGCGGCGGCCTCCGGCCGCTACTTCGGCACCGCGGTGGCCCTCAGCCACCTCGGCGAGGCGCAGTACGCGTCCACGCTGGACACCGAGTTCAACGCGGTGACGCCCGAGAACGAGATGAAGTGGGACGCCACCGAGCCCAACCGCGGCCAGTTCACCTTCTCGTCGGCCGACCAGATCGTCTCGCACGCCCAGGCGCACGGGATGAAGATCCGCGGCCACACGCTGGTGTGGTACCAGCAACTGCCCAACTGGGTCAGCGGGTTGTCGGCGTCGGACCTGCAGACCGCGATGGACAACCACATCACCAACCTGGTCACCCACTACAAGGGCAAGATCTACGCCTGGGACGTGGTCAACGAGGCGTTCCAGGACGGCGGGAGCGGCGCCCGGCGCAGCTCGCCCTTCCAGGACAAGCTCGGCGACGGCTACATCGAGCACGCCTTCCGCACCGCGCACTCCGCCGACCCCGACGCCAAGCTCTGCTACAACGACTACAACATCGACGGCATCAACGCGAAGAGCAACGCCGTCTACAACATGGTCAAGGACTTCAAGTCGCGCGGCGTCCCGATCGACTGCGTCGGCTTCCAGGGCCACTTCAACAGCCAGTCCCCGGTCACCTCGGACTACCAGCAGAACCTCCAGCGGTTCGCCGACCTCGGCGTGGACGTCCAGATCACCGAGCTGGACATCGCCGGCTCCGGCTCCGCGCAGGCCGACAGCTACGCCAAGGTGGTCAACGCGTGCCTGGCGGTGAGCCGTTGCACCGGCATCACGGTCTGGGGCATCACCGACAAGTACTCGTGGCGCAGCAGCGACACCCCGCTGCTCTTCGACGGCAACTACAACAAGAAGCAGGCGTACACCGCCGTGCTGAACGCGCTGAACAGCGCGCCGGGCGGGACGAACGGCGGCACGTCGTCGGGGACGACCTCGGGCACGTCGAGCGGCACGTCGTCCGGGACGACCTCGGGCACGTCGAGCGGCACGTCCAGTGGTACGTCGAGCGGGACGACCTCGGGTACGTCGTCGGGGACGTCGAGTGGTACGACCTCTGGTACGTCGTCGGGTACGAGCTCGGGTTCGTCGGCGGGGTCGACGTCGGGTGGGACGTCGGGTGCGGCGTGCACGGCGTCGTATCGGTTGGTGAGTGCGTGGTCGGGTGGTTATCAGGCCGAGGTGTCGGTGACGGACTCGGGTTCGGTGCCGTTGTCGGCGTGGACGGTGGCGTGGTCGCAGCCGTCGGGCCAGACGATCGTGAACCTGTGGAACGGTGTGCAGGGTTCGTCCGGCAGCCAGACCACCGCGCACAACGCCCCGTACAACGGGCAGGTGGGAGTGGGCGCCTCGACCACCTTCGGGTACGTCGTCAACGGCTCGGGCAGCGCCCCGACCAGCCTCGACCTGACCTGCCAACCCAGCTGA
- a CDS encoding extracellular catalytic domain type 1 short-chain-length polyhydroxyalkanoate depolymerase has protein sequence MTAPSGRHGPRGLRRLLVALLTGIAPLLAALLVAAGSAGTAHAASLTEVTGFGANPSNLRMYVYVPNSAPAHPAILVAVHYCTGSGPAFYSGTEFASLADQYGFIVVYPSATRDGSCFDVSSPQALKRGGGSDPVGIMSMVTYTEQHYGGDPDRVYVTGASSGGMMTNVLLGDYPDVFKAGAAFMGVPFGCFATTDGSSWNTACANGQISKTPQQWGDLVRGADPGYTGPRPRMQLWHGTADTTLNYANFGEEIKQWTDVLGVSQTPVLTDHPQSTWTRTRYGSADVHAPVEGISIQGVGHALPTSGMAAQAIAFFGLNGSSGGTNGGTSSGTTSGTSSGTSSGTSSGTSSGTTSGTTSGTSSGTSSGSSAGSTSGGTSGAACTASYRLVSAWSGGYQAEVSVTDSGSVPLSAWTVAWSQPSGQTIVNLWNGVQGSSGSQTTAHNAPYNGQVGVGASTTFGYVVNGSGSAPTSLDLTCQPS, from the coding sequence ATGACCGCACCCAGCGGCCGGCACGGCCCCCGAGGACTGCGGCGGCTGCTCGTCGCCCTGCTCACCGGGATCGCGCCGCTGCTCGCCGCGCTCCTCGTCGCGGCCGGCTCGGCCGGCACCGCGCACGCCGCCTCGCTCACCGAGGTCACCGGCTTCGGCGCCAACCCCAGCAACCTGCGCATGTACGTGTACGTGCCGAACAGCGCGCCGGCCCACCCGGCGATCCTGGTGGCCGTCCACTACTGCACCGGCTCGGGCCCGGCCTTCTACTCCGGCACCGAGTTCGCCTCGCTCGCCGACCAGTACGGCTTCATCGTCGTCTATCCCTCGGCGACCCGCGACGGCAGCTGCTTCGACGTCTCCTCGCCGCAGGCGCTCAAGCGCGGCGGCGGCAGCGACCCGGTCGGCATCATGTCGATGGTCACATACACCGAGCAGCACTACGGCGGCGACCCCGACCGGGTCTACGTCACCGGCGCGTCGTCCGGCGGCATGATGACGAACGTCCTGCTCGGCGACTACCCCGACGTCTTCAAGGCCGGCGCGGCGTTCATGGGCGTGCCGTTCGGCTGCTTCGCCACCACCGACGGGTCCTCGTGGAACACCGCCTGCGCCAACGGCCAGATCAGCAAGACCCCGCAGCAGTGGGGCGACCTGGTCCGCGGCGCCGACCCCGGCTACACCGGCCCGCGCCCGCGCATGCAGCTGTGGCACGGCACCGCGGACACCACGCTCAACTACGCCAACTTCGGCGAGGAGATCAAGCAGTGGACCGACGTGCTGGGCGTCAGCCAGACGCCGGTCCTCACCGACCACCCGCAGTCGACCTGGACCCGCACGCGCTACGGCTCCGCGGACGTGCACGCCCCGGTCGAGGGCATCAGCATCCAGGGCGTCGGCCACGCGCTGCCCACCAGCGGCATGGCCGCGCAGGCCATCGCCTTCTTCGGCCTCAACGGCTCCTCGGGCGGGACGAACGGCGGCACGTCGTCGGGGACGACCTCGGGCACGTCGAGTGGTACGTCGTCGGGTACGTCCAGTGGTACGTCGAGCGGGACGACCTCGGGTACGACTTCGGGGACGTCGAGTGGTACGAGCTCGGGTTCGTCGGCGGGGTCGACGTCGGGTGGGACGTCGGGTGCGGCGTGCACGGCGTCGTATCGGTTGGTGAGTGCGTGGTCGGGTGGTTATCAGGCCGAGGTGTCGGTGACGGACTCGGGTTCGGTGCCGTTGTCGGCGTGGACGGTGGCGTGGTCGCAGCCGTCGGGCCAGACGATCGTGAACCTGTGGAACGGTGTGCAGGGTTCGTCCGGCAGCCAGACCACCGCGCACAACGCCCCGTACAACGGGCAGGTGGGAGTGGGCGCCTCGACCACCTTCGGGTACGTCGTCAACGGCTCGGGCAGCGCCCCGACCAGCCTCGACCTGACCTGCCAACCCAGCTGA
- a CDS encoding polysaccharide deacetylase family protein produces MTAPAGIPAVPRPRRHVPVVDSTRLVGSYAALTFDDGPHPVHTPRLLSVLRKHRVTAVFCLWGAHALAHPQIVRAIVEDGHLLGNHGMHHDDMTDWTAARVRADLEETSAAVRAAAPGVPIPYFRAPYGNWGHTPQVAADLGMVPLGWRLAVRDWEPPGTGELLRRLTEGIAPGAVVLLHDGGGDRSQTVDAVDAMVPQLKARGWRFTTPA; encoded by the coding sequence GTGACCGCACCCGCAGGGATACCGGCCGTGCCACGGCCGCGCCGGCACGTCCCCGTCGTCGACTCCACCCGCCTGGTCGGCTCGTACGCGGCGCTGACCTTCGACGACGGCCCGCACCCGGTGCACACGCCGCGGCTGCTGTCGGTGCTGCGCAAGCACCGGGTCACGGCGGTGTTCTGCCTGTGGGGCGCGCACGCGCTCGCCCATCCGCAGATCGTCCGCGCGATCGTCGAGGACGGCCATCTGCTGGGCAACCACGGGATGCACCACGACGACATGACCGACTGGACGGCGGCACGCGTCCGCGCCGACCTGGAGGAGACGTCCGCCGCCGTACGCGCCGCCGCGCCGGGCGTGCCCATTCCCTACTTCCGCGCGCCGTACGGGAATTGGGGCCACACGCCGCAGGTCGCGGCGGACCTCGGCATGGTCCCGCTCGGCTGGCGGCTCGCCGTGCGGGACTGGGAGCCGCCGGGCACGGGGGAGTTGCTGCGCCGCCTCACCGAGGGGATCGCGCCCGGCGCGGTGGTGCTGCTGCACGACGGCGGCGGCGACCGGAGCCAGACCGTGGACGCGGTGGACGCCATGGTGCCGCAACTGAAGGCGCGCGGCTGGCGGTTCACCACCCCGGCGTGA
- a CDS encoding helix-turn-helix transcriptional regulator, producing MPGDDELALTVYQALRAHGSFASEAELGRAAGVGAEEARRGRLRLEDLGLLQQGDGLLEPVDPETALLRTMTAYQTSAAQQASTAAALQQLTESLMSVYRPAVAAEAAQVEVAYLTDRRHKDRTMTELAGTSRHRVDSMHPGPMPSPPVLEDSLRRDAQMRERRVRLRSIYPLSLLQSPRHVGYLERLSDLGAEVRLLDHAPCDLVIHDGEAACVPSDPGSPGGPMLLVRGSALIRVLVGFYEDLWLRAVPYEQAHTQDGASVAAQLTMQERTVVRLLAGGLSDDQIARKMGVHRRTVQRAVAKLMERLHASSRFEAGLKLAQDPAYAAALRGPRSPGALTSGRQ from the coding sequence ATGCCGGGCGACGACGAGTTGGCGCTGACGGTCTACCAGGCGCTGCGCGCCCACGGCTCCTTCGCGTCCGAGGCGGAGCTGGGCCGGGCCGCGGGCGTCGGCGCCGAGGAGGCCCGCCGCGGCCGGCTCCGGCTGGAGGACCTCGGCCTGCTCCAGCAGGGCGACGGCCTGCTGGAGCCGGTCGACCCGGAGACCGCGCTGCTGCGCACCATGACCGCGTACCAGACCAGCGCGGCCCAGCAGGCCAGCACGGCCGCCGCGCTCCAGCAGCTCACCGAGTCGCTGATGTCGGTCTACCGCCCGGCGGTCGCCGCCGAGGCCGCGCAGGTCGAGGTGGCGTACCTCACCGACCGGCGGCACAAGGACCGGACGATGACCGAGCTGGCCGGCACCTCGCGCCACCGGGTGGACTCCATGCACCCCGGCCCGATGCCGTCGCCGCCGGTCCTGGAGGACTCGCTGCGGCGGGACGCCCAGATGCGGGAGAGGCGGGTGCGGCTGCGCTCGATCTACCCGCTGTCGCTGCTGCAGAGCCCCCGCCACGTCGGCTACCTGGAGCGGCTGTCCGACCTCGGCGCCGAGGTGCGGCTGCTCGACCACGCCCCCTGCGACCTGGTGATCCACGACGGCGAGGCGGCCTGCGTGCCCAGCGACCCGGGCAGCCCCGGCGGCCCGATGCTGCTGGTCCGCGGCTCGGCCCTGATCCGCGTGCTGGTCGGCTTCTACGAGGACCTGTGGCTGCGCGCGGTCCCGTACGAGCAGGCGCACACGCAGGACGGCGCCTCGGTGGCGGCGCAGCTGACCATGCAGGAGCGGACGGTGGTCCGGCTGCTGGCCGGCGGGCTCAGCGACGACCAGATCGCCCGCAAGATGGGCGTGCACCGGCGCACGGTGCAGCGCGCGGTGGCCAAGCTGATGGAGCGCCTGCACGCCTCCAGCCGCTTCGAGGCGGGCCTGAAGCTGGCGCAGGACCCGGCGTACGCGGCGGCGCTGCGCGGACCGCGATCGCCCGGCGCGCTGACGAGCGGCCGGCAGTGA
- a CDS encoding tellurite resistance TerB family protein, protein MALWDRFKESAQSMQTQLTAKKNDLKSGAFRDASMAMCALVSAADGSVDPSERQRVASLIASNDVLQNFPATDLQRRFDDYLTKLTSDFDFGKVAILQEIAKVQKKPTEARAVIQIGIVIGGADGVFDKSEQAVVREACFAVGLNPAEFDL, encoded by the coding sequence ATGGCGCTGTGGGACCGCTTCAAGGAGTCCGCCCAGAGCATGCAGACCCAGCTGACCGCGAAGAAGAACGACCTGAAGAGCGGGGCCTTCCGGGACGCCAGCATGGCCATGTGCGCGCTGGTCTCCGCCGCCGACGGCTCGGTCGACCCGTCCGAGCGGCAGCGCGTGGCCTCCCTCATCGCGAGCAACGACGTGCTGCAGAACTTCCCGGCGACCGACCTCCAGCGCCGTTTCGACGACTACCTCACCAAGCTCACCTCGGACTTCGACTTCGGCAAGGTCGCCATCCTCCAGGAGATCGCCAAGGTGCAGAAGAAGCCCACCGAGGCGCGTGCGGTCATCCAGATCGGTATCGTCATCGGCGGTGCGGACGGCGTCTTCGACAAGTCCGAGCAGGCCGTGGTGCGCGAGGCGTGCTTCGCGGTGGGGCTGAACCCCGCGGAGTTCGACCTGTGA
- a CDS encoding TerD family protein, translated as MAVSLTKGGNVSLSKEAPGLTAVTVGLGWDVRTTTGTDFDLDASAIAVNATGKVYSDGHFVFFNNKQSPDQTIVHTGDNRTGEGEGDDEQINVNLAALPADVDKIVFPVSIYDAEARSQNFGQVRNAYIRIINQAGGAEIARYDLSEDAATETAMVFGELYRNGAEWKFRAVGQGYASGLVGIATDFGVNL; from the coding sequence ATGGCGGTAAGCCTGACCAAGGGCGGCAACGTCTCGCTGAGCAAGGAGGCGCCCGGCCTGACGGCCGTGACCGTCGGCCTGGGCTGGGACGTCCGCACCACCACCGGTACGGACTTCGACCTCGACGCGAGCGCCATCGCGGTCAACGCGACGGGCAAGGTCTACTCGGACGGCCACTTCGTCTTCTTCAACAACAAGCAGAGCCCCGACCAGACCATCGTCCACACCGGCGACAACCGCACCGGCGAGGGCGAGGGCGACGACGAGCAGATCAACGTCAACCTCGCCGCCCTGCCCGCCGACGTGGACAAGATCGTCTTCCCCGTCTCGATCTACGACGCCGAGGCCCGCAGCCAGAACTTCGGCCAGGTGCGCAACGCGTACATCCGCATCATCAACCAGGCCGGCGGCGCCGAGATCGCCCGCTACGACCTGAGCGAGGACGCGGCGACCGAGACCGCGATGGTCTTCGGCGAGCTGTACCGCAACGGCGCGGAGTGGAAGTTCCGCGCGGTCGGCCAGGGCTACGCCTCCGGCCTGGTCGGCATCGCCACCGACTTCGGCGTCAACCTCTGA
- the arfB gene encoding alternative ribosome rescue aminoacyl-tRNA hydrolase ArfB encodes MSGALPIRGSVSLPETELVWRFSRSSGPGGQHVNTSDSQVELRFDLAATRALPPVWKERALERLAGRLHDGVLTVRSSEHRSQWRNRETAAARLASLLAQATAPPPKARRPTRIPRGVNERRLQAKKRRGDVKRGRATGWD; translated from the coding sequence ATGTCCGGAGCACTCCCCATCCGCGGCTCGGTCTCCCTGCCGGAGACCGAGCTGGTGTGGCGTTTCTCGCGGTCCTCCGGGCCCGGCGGACAGCACGTCAACACCAGCGACAGCCAGGTGGAGCTGCGGTTCGACCTGGCGGCCACGCGGGCGCTGCCGCCGGTGTGGAAGGAGCGCGCGCTGGAGCGGCTGGCCGGCCGGCTGCACGACGGCGTGCTGACCGTACGGTCCTCCGAGCACCGCTCGCAGTGGCGCAACCGCGAGACCGCGGCGGCCCGGCTGGCCTCGCTGCTCGCGCAGGCGACCGCGCCGCCGCCCAAGGCCCGCCGCCCCACCCGCATACCCCGCGGCGTCAACGAGCGCCGCCTGCAGGCCAAGAAGCGCCGCGGCGACGTCAAGCGCGGCCGCGCGACGGGCTGGGACTGA
- a CDS encoding flavin reductase family protein, with the protein MGQTVDIDDFRAAMSRLAAGVVLVTAHDPDDGPRGEDVGMTATAFMSVSLEPPLVLASVRVGSRMDELLERQPRWAVSVLSESQRHIAGRFAMRGRISDRLLFEDIAYYRGHHSGAPVLGGALSILECETDQRVPAGDHTLVIGRVLAARTPSADGGPLSYFRGRYRYLS; encoded by the coding sequence ATGGGCCAGACCGTCGACATCGATGACTTCCGCGCCGCCATGTCCCGCCTCGCCGCGGGGGTGGTCCTGGTGACCGCGCACGACCCCGACGACGGACCGCGCGGGGAGGACGTCGGCATGACCGCCACCGCCTTCATGTCGGTCTCCCTGGAACCGCCGCTGGTGCTGGCGTCGGTCCGCGTCGGGTCGCGGATGGACGAACTGCTGGAGCGGCAGCCGCGCTGGGCGGTGTCCGTGCTCAGCGAGAGCCAGCGGCACATCGCCGGGCGCTTCGCGATGCGCGGGCGGATCAGCGACCGGCTGCTGTTCGAGGACATCGCCTACTACCGCGGCCATCACTCCGGCGCGCCGGTGCTCGGCGGGGCGCTGTCCATACTCGAGTGCGAGACCGACCAGCGGGTCCCGGCCGGCGACCACACCCTCGTGATCGGCCGGGTGCTGGCCGCGCGCACGCCCAGCGCGGACGGCGGCCCGCTGAGCTACTTCCGCGGCCGGTACCGGTACCTGAGCTGA
- the cdgB gene encoding diguanylate cyclase CdgB: MDTESEPYVRLATLRQLHQVVADLNSARSLADTLQAVADGVVRGLSYELAAVNLVRPDGDLVVAAFAGSAAGEALLAGRVGSRASWERRLSMGERWGQLRFIPHTEGWVLIDDDVPQWHTEGPLPRFPDEWHPGDRLYAPMYSSQTVGSELIGVISVDRPTSGRHPGPWGCEALQMYAFQAGIAISNARMRANMQRALVRLERDQQALRASEESFRQAFEYAPSGMAIAEMGGDQHGKLLRANDALCRLLGRSASTMRRYSFSDLVHPEDVGLLLRTSAEGGRAELRLARRDGSYLWVSLRNSVVADTADGPRFLLTHVEDIEERKSRELQLAHRASHDSLTGLPNSAELRSRLSSRLCSRPQDKDAEDAAALVADPGPDEFAFSYGYGPEELAAPLGALDGHVHTVAPDENDEESSTKGLAVLFCDLDGFKSINDRFGHHTGDAVLIEVARRLTGAVRDGDTVARLGGDEFVVLADGLAPADAADLAVRLRNAIIPPIRVDGRAVRVGASFGIGWAGCGMTAEEVLHSADQRMYVEKRSRSARPNHRRAG, from the coding sequence ATGGACACCGAGTCGGAGCCGTACGTCCGCCTCGCGACCCTGCGTCAACTGCACCAGGTCGTGGCGGACCTCAACAGCGCGCGCAGCCTGGCCGACACCCTCCAGGCCGTCGCCGACGGAGTGGTGCGCGGCCTGAGCTACGAGCTGGCCGCGGTCAACCTGGTGCGCCCGGACGGCGACCTGGTGGTGGCCGCGTTCGCCGGCAGCGCCGCGGGCGAGGCGCTGCTCGCCGGGCGGGTCGGCTCCCGCGCGTCCTGGGAGCGCCGGCTGTCCATGGGCGAGCGCTGGGGCCAGCTGCGGTTCATCCCGCACACCGAGGGCTGGGTGCTCATCGACGACGACGTGCCGCAGTGGCACACCGAGGGCCCGCTGCCGCGGTTCCCCGACGAGTGGCACCCCGGCGACCGCCTCTACGCGCCCATGTACTCCTCGCAGACCGTCGGCAGCGAGCTGATCGGCGTCATATCCGTGGACCGGCCGACCAGCGGCCGGCACCCCGGCCCGTGGGGCTGCGAGGCGCTGCAGATGTACGCCTTCCAGGCCGGCATCGCGATCAGCAACGCCCGGATGCGCGCCAACATGCAGCGCGCCCTGGTCCGCCTGGAACGCGACCAGCAGGCGCTGCGCGCCAGCGAGGAGAGCTTCCGGCAGGCCTTCGAGTACGCGCCCAGCGGCATGGCCATCGCCGAGATGGGCGGCGACCAGCACGGCAAGCTGCTGCGCGCCAACGACGCGCTGTGCCGGCTGCTCGGCCGCTCGGCCTCCACGATGCGCCGCTACTCCTTCTCCGACCTGGTCCACCCCGAGGACGTCGGCCTGCTGCTGCGCACCTCCGCCGAGGGCGGCCGCGCGGAACTGCGGCTGGCCCGCCGCGACGGCTCCTACCTGTGGGTGTCGCTGCGCAACTCGGTGGTCGCCGACACCGCGGACGGCCCGCGCTTCCTGCTCACCCACGTCGAGGACATCGAGGAGCGCAAGAGCCGTGAGCTGCAGCTCGCCCACCGCGCCAGCCACGACTCGCTGACCGGCCTGCCCAACAGCGCCGAGCTGCGCTCCCGACTGTCCTCGCGGCTGTGTTCGCGCCCGCAGGACAAGGACGCCGAGGACGCGGCGGCGCTGGTCGCCGACCCCGGCCCCGACGAGTTCGCCTTCAGCTACGGCTACGGGCCGGAGGAGCTGGCCGCGCCGCTCGGCGCGCTCGACGGCCACGTGCACACGGTCGCGCCGGACGAGAACGACGAGGAGTCGTCGACCAAGGGGCTCGCGGTGCTCTTCTGCGACCTCGACGGGTTCAAGTCGATCAACGACCGGTTCGGCCACCACACCGGTGACGCCGTGCTCATAGAGGTGGCCCGCAGGCTCACCGGCGCGGTGCGCGACGGCGACACGGTGGCCCGGCTCGGCGGCGACGAGTTCGTGGTCCTCGCGGACGGCCTCGCGCCGGCCGACGCGGCGGACCTGGCGGTGCGGCTGCGCAACGCGATCATCCCGCCGATCCGGGTGGACGGGCGCGCGGTACGGGTCGGCGCGAGCTTCGGCATCGGCTGGGCCGGCTGCGGGATGACCGCGGAGGAGGTCCTGCACAGCGCGGACCAGCGGATGTACGTGGAGAAGCGCAGCCGCTCCGCCCGCCCCAACCACCGCCGCGCCGGCTGA
- a CDS encoding threonine aldolase family protein, producing the protein MATYDKEAAAEAETRRARRDAAARAASKVLSGPPRATMPTRLAQLAHEAEAAYQDSTPDQYGTGPVRDLERRTAELLGMEDAAFFPTGTMAQQVALRCWAGRTGNPVVALHPLAHPEVHERDALHALGGLRTVHPTTAPRLPTAEEIADFEEPFGTLMLELPLRDAGFVLPSWEELTAAVAAARERDAVVHVDGARLWECTPHFDRPLPEIAGLADSVYVSYYKSLGGLSGAALAASADLIAEAKAWRHRYGGLLFQQYPAALAAQAGLRDELPRLASYVLHARPVAEALRRGLLDGGLDLVRVHPPTPHTHQFQLWLAHPARVLDEASVRQAERTGLSLFGRGVFTEPGPPGLSMTEVTVGASALEWTADEVHEAAEAYAALVAEVLE; encoded by the coding sequence ATGGCGACGTACGACAAGGAAGCCGCGGCGGAAGCCGAGACGCGGCGCGCGCGGCGCGACGCGGCGGCGCGGGCCGCGTCGAAGGTGCTCAGCGGGCCGCCGCGCGCGACGATGCCCACCCGCCTCGCGCAGCTCGCGCACGAAGCGGAGGCGGCGTACCAGGACAGTACGCCCGACCAGTACGGAACGGGCCCCGTCCGCGACCTGGAGCGCCGCACCGCGGAGCTCCTCGGCATGGAGGACGCCGCCTTCTTCCCCACCGGCACGATGGCCCAGCAGGTGGCCCTGCGCTGCTGGGCCGGCCGCACCGGCAACCCGGTGGTGGCCCTGCACCCGCTCGCCCACCCCGAGGTGCACGAGCGCGACGCGCTGCACGCCCTCGGCGGCCTGCGCACCGTCCACCCGACCACCGCGCCGCGGCTGCCGACCGCGGAGGAGATCGCGGACTTCGAGGAGCCGTTCGGCACGCTGATGCTCGAACTCCCGCTGCGCGACGCCGGTTTCGTGCTGCCGAGCTGGGAGGAGCTGACCGCGGCCGTCGCCGCGGCGCGGGAGCGGGACGCGGTGGTGCACGTCGACGGCGCGCGGCTGTGGGAGTGCACGCCGCACTTCGACCGCCCGCTGCCGGAGATCGCCGGCCTCGCCGACAGCGTCTACGTCAGCTACTACAAGTCGCTGGGCGGCCTGTCCGGCGCCGCGCTGGCCGCCTCCGCCGACCTGATCGCCGAGGCCAAGGCGTGGCGGCACCGCTACGGCGGGCTGCTCTTCCAGCAGTACCCCGCGGCGCTGGCCGCGCAGGCCGGGCTGCGGGACGAACTGCCGCGGCTGGCCTCGTACGTCCTGCACGCGCGGCCGGTGGCCGAGGCGCTGCGGCGCGGGCTCCTGGACGGCGGCCTCGACCTGGTCAGGGTCCACCCGCCGACGCCGCACACCCACCAGTTCCAGCTGTGGCTGGCGCACCCCGCGCGGGTGCTGGACGAGGCGTCGGTCCGCCAGGCCGAACGCACCGGACTCAGCCTCTTCGGCCGCGGCGTCTTCACCGAACCCGGCCCTCCGGGACTGTCGATGACCGAGGTCACGGTCGGCGCGAGCGCGCTGGAGTGGACCGCGGACGAGGTCCATGAGGCCGCCGAGGCGTACGCGGCGCTCGTCGCCGAGGTGCTGGAGTAG